The Equus asinus isolate D_3611 breed Donkey chromosome 22, EquAss-T2T_v2, whole genome shotgun sequence genome has a segment encoding these proteins:
- the LOC106842354 gene encoding olfactory receptor 6C3-like: protein MYILSVTGNLTVIILTLVDSRLQTLMYFFLQNFSFLEISFTTVCVPRFLWAIIIRDKTISYNNCAAQLFFFIFTGVTEFYILTAISYDRYVAICKPLHYTTITKRKLCSLLVLCAWLGGFLTIFPPRMLLLQRDYCASNVIDHFACDYFPLLQLSCSDIWLLEVTCFHFALVNFLFTLTLVSLSYMYIIRTILRIPSASQEKKAFSTFFSQIIIISMSYGSCTFMCANPTAKKEASLTKGVAILNTSVAPMLNPFIYTLRLQQ, encoded by the coding sequence aTGTACATATTAAGTGTCACTGGAAACTTGACGGTCATCATCCTCACCTTGGTGGACTCCCGTTTACAGACACTGATGTATTTCTTCCTCCAGAACTTCTCTTTCTTAGAAATCTCATTTACAACTGTATGTGTCCCTAGATTTCTGTGGGCAATTATCATCAGGGATAAGACTATTTCCTATAACAACTGTGCAGCCcaactatttttctttattttcacgGGGGTGACTGAATTTTACATCCTAACCGCCATATCCTATGACCGCTACGTTGCCATCTGCAAGCCCCTTCACTACACAACCATCACGAAAAGGAAACTCTGCAGCCTGCTTGTGCTCTGTGCGTGGCTGGGCGGGTTTCTGACCATTTTCCCACCTCGTATGCTGCTCCTCCAGCGGGATTACTGTGCTTCCAATGTCATTGATCACTTTGCATGTGACTATTTTCCCCTTTTACAACTGTCTTGCTCAGATATCTGGCTCTTAGAAGtaacttgttttcattttgctttggtgAATTTCCTTTTCACTTTGACGTTAGTGAGTTTATCTTACATGTATATTATCAGAACTATTTTGAGAATTCCATCTGCCAGTCAGGAAAAAAAGGCTTTCTCCACTTTTTTCTCTCAAATTATTATCATTTCCATGTCTTATGGAAGCTGTACATTCATGTGTGCTAATCCCACTGCGAAGAAAGAGGCATCATTGACAAAAGGAGTAGCTATTCTCAACACCTCTGTGGCCCCCATGCTCAATCCCTTCATTTACACCCTGAGACTCCAGCAATAA
- the LOC106842362 gene encoding olfactory receptor 6C3-like: MRNHTMITEFVLLGISDNPELQVVIFTVLFMAYVLSVTGNLTIIILTLIDCRLKTPMYYFLRNFSFLEITFTSVSIPRFLRAITTRIKTISYNNCLAQLFFFICMGVSEFFLLTAMSYDRYIAICKPLRYATIMNKKICTLLVLCSWLGGFLTIFPLLMLILQLDFCASNVIDHFSCDYFPILELSCSDTWLLETIGFYFAFVTLLFTLALVILSYLRIISTILRIPSASQRKKAFSTCSSHMIVISISYGSCIFMYVKPSAKERASLTKGVAILNTSIAPMLNPFIYTLRNQQVKQAFKNLVHKVVFSRNK, from the coding sequence atGAGAAACCACACAATGATTACAGAGTTTGTACTCTTGGGCATATCAGACAACCCAGAGCTTCAGGTTGTAATTTTCACCGTTTTATTTATGGCTTATGTATTAAGTGTCACTGGAAACCTAACCATCATCATCCTCACCTTGATAGACTGTCGTCTGAAGACTCCTATGTATTACTTCCTCCGGAATTTCTCCTTCTTAGAAATTACATTCACCAGTGTTTCTATCCCCAGATTTTTAAGGGCAATCACAACTAGAATCAAGACCATTTCCTATAACAATTGTTTGgctcaattatttttcttcatctgcaTGGGTGTGtctgaattttttcttctaaCTGCCATGTCTTATGATCGTTATATTGCTATCTGTAAGCCTCTCCGTTACGCCACCATCATGAACAAGAAAATCTGCACTCTGCTTGTCTTGTGTTCATGGCTGGGAGGTTTTCTTACTATTTTCCCACTGCTCATGCTTATCCTCCAGTTAGATTTCTGTGCTTCCAATGTAATTGATCACTTCTCTTGCGattatttccccattttagaACTCTCGTGCTCAGACACATGGCTTTTAGAGACAATTGGcttttactttgcttttgttACTCTGCTGTTCACGTTGGCATTAGTGATTCTATCCTACCTGCGCATCATTAGCACCATTCTGAGAATTCCATCTGCCAGTCAGAGGAAAAAGGCTTTCTCCACATGCTCCTCTCACATGATTGTCATTTCTATCTCCTATGGAAGCTGTATATTCATGTATGTCAAGCCTTCAGCCAAAGAAAGAGCATCATTGACCAAAGGAGTAGCAATTCTCAACACTTCAATTGCCCCAATGTTGAACCCTTTTATTTATACCCTGAGGAACCAGCAAGTAAAACAAGCTTTCAAAAACTTGGTTCATAAAGTAGTGTTTtccagaaacaaatga